The window GGAGAGGTCATTCAGGTCATCTTTTGGTGTCTATGGATATCTTAATACTCCGGCCTCGGAATTTATATATGGTGTGTTCAGGGTTTCCGCACTCTTGCTTGCTTGTTATTTCTTCATAACAATTTTTGTCAGGGGTTCAACGATAAACAAGCGCTATGCATTAACTGCCCTGGTGATATCTGGCCTGCTGGTTTGTGTCTCGGCCTACCATTCTTGGACTGCGGATTTTCAACCACAGGGAAGGTACCTGTTTCCCATTGCTGGTATGCTGTTCATTCTCTGTGGGCAGAATATGAAAGTATTGAGTGAACGCTGGTTGAGTTTGCTGGTGGTATGGATGTTTTGTTTATCTACCTATTCATTTATAGCCGTGGCATTGCTGAAACTGCCACGTAATTATCTTTTGTAATAGTTTTACTCAGTGATACAAAAGAGTTGGCGGAGGAATAACTTCCCGGTCAACGAGCATTCGGGCTAACCTATCGCCATACGCACAGTGCCTCTCTTTAATAATCTTGCAGTCTTCATTCATTTTAAGGGTTGAGACTATATGATATTCCTTATATCATAGCATTTTCAATGGCTCTAGGTTGTTGAAAAATCACGATTCTTGCAGTGTCTGTTTTTTTATTTCAGGCTCAAAATAATCGTCTTTTTTTTCAGGAAACATCATTTCCCAATGGAAGTGTTTTCTGTTTCCTCAAATTTCGAAATTTTCACTTCTGGGATTGTACACCAGGACGCAAGGTGGTCAGCTCGCCTGTGGAGACGACAAAATCGTTTATTGTCTGCTTTCCTGAAATACGATCACCCAAAAAAAGATAAAAAAAGAGGAGTAAAAGAGATATATGGACCCTCAGTTTTCTGTTCGTTTTGCGGAACGCATGAACCAGCTCCCTCCATACCTTTTTGGTTTGATAAACAAAATGAAGATGGAGAAGCGTTGGAGAGGTGACGACGTTATTGATCTCGGCATGGGCAACCCGCTTGATCCCGCTCCGACGCCGGTTACCGAAAAACTGTGCGAGGTTGCAATCGACCCCAAGAGCCATCGTTATCCGGTGGCAGGCGGAATGAAGAATCTTAAACGGGAGATCGCCCTCTATTATAAGAGAAATTACGACGTTAACTTAAATGGCGAAAACGATGTGATTTGCACCATCGGCTCAAAGGAGGGTATCTCGCATCTCAGTCTGGCGCTGCTTGGCCCGGGAGATACCGTGCTTGTTCCTGCACCTGCATTCCCGATTCACGTCTATGCTGCTGTAATTGCTGGTGCCAACGTGCTGCGTATTCCGCTGAGTTCTGAAGACACCTTTCTTGCCCAGATAGATGAGATGGCAAGATCGCTCTATCCCGGACCCAAGTTGTTAATGCTCAACTTTCCGCATAACCCGACCGGCAAGTTGGTAACTAAGGAGTTTTTCGCAGAGGTAGTCAAACTTGCGAAAAAATATAACTTCATGGTTATTAACGATTTTGCCTATGCCAAGGTAACATATGATGGCTGTGTGGCACCGAGTTTTCTTGAAGTACCCGGCGGGATTGACGTAGGCGTGGAGTTCAGCTCTTTTTCTAAATCGTACAATATGGCCGGCTGGCGTCTTGGCTACTGTGTAGGTAATCAAAATATTATCGAAGGACTGGCCAAGATCAAGGGCTATTACGACTATGGAATTTTTTCAGCGATTCAGGTGGCGGGTATTGTAGCCATGCGCGATTGTGATGATTCCATCACCGAGCAGGTCGAGGTATACCAAAAGCGTCGTGACGTTCTCTGTGACGGTCTTGTGCGTATGGGCTGGGAGGTAGACGTGCCAAAGTCCGGCATGTTTGTCTGGGTGAAGATCCCTGCACCGTATGATCGCATGGGCTCTGTTCGTTTCTCTGTGGAAATAATGGACCGTGCCAATGTTGCGGTATCCCCGGGCGCTGGCTTTGGTGAAGAGGGCGATGGATATATTCGTCTTGCACTGGTGGAGAATGAACATCGCACTACCCAGGCGCTCAAACAGATCCGCAGAGCCTTGAAAGACATCGACCAGGAAGTTGAAGCGGGCACCTTTGATCTTGACCAGAGAGAGGTGTAATTCTCTTTAGGTAAGTGGATATCAATAGTGCAGGCAATTCCAAGGAAGCCGGGTAATAGTTGCTGTTACCCGGCTTCCTGTATTTCATCATAGGTATCGCCCATAAACTTTAGGCGAATCTCCCTGACTTCATCAATATTCTCAATAAATACCCTTACCAGTTCGGGGTCGAAATATTCCCCGCTTTCTTTCTGCAGATATTCGAGCACCCGCTTTTCCGGCCAGGCTTCTTTGTAGCTACGCTTATTCGACAGGGCATCATAGACATCGGCCAGCGTGGTGATACGGGCGAAAATATGAATTTCCTCACCTGATTTACCCTGTGGGTAGCCGGTGCCATTCCATCGTTCGTGGTGCTGATGAGCAATGTAACGTGCAGCTGCCAGTAGCTTTCTATTTGAAAACTGCAATATACTTTTACCGATGCTGGTATGTTGCTTCATCGTTGCAAAATCAGTGTCCGAAAGCTTATCAGGGCTGTTGAGGATGGCGTCCGGAATAGCGATTTTGCCAACGTCATGGAGGGGGGAAGCCATCTCAAGCAGATCAAGATCTTCCTTAGGCAGGCCAATTTTTTCACCAAGCAAGCGTGAGATTTGGGCCACCCGCTTGACGTGATTGCTGGTCTCGTTGGACCGGCTTTCAATGACTTCGCCAAGCGTTGTTACCAACTCGCGTTGGGTGTCGATGATTTCCTCTTTCAGACGTAGGACCTGTTGGCTGGTCTTATTGATTATATGCTCCTTATTAAGCATTTTAGCAATCAGCGCCAGGATTGTGGTCAGGATGAGTATTATAATAGCCCCGGGTAGCAAGACCTCAATATGTTTATCGATAAAGCTCGGAGGCTTGTTAATGAATTTGACGCCTTTGGGGAATGTGGATAATTTGATGCCGTACCTGCCCGCAACCTCGTAATCGATTATGAACTCAGCCACGTTACTTTTTTCGGACAGGTCTGTTAAAGGTTTGCCGTTGATTAAATCAAGCAGGGCTGTCGCTCCAGCTACCCCAAAATTGTAGCCTGAGAGCACAGCGCCTCCCAGTGTGCCTCTATTAAGTTGGAAATTCCAGGAAACGAAGATTGGCGCGGGAGAGACCTGTGCCAGAGAGCGGGCTACTCTCCCTTCAGAAAAGCTGTTACCTGCAGCATCCTTGAAGAATGGGAGGAGGTAATATATATCGTCAGGGCTACCCAGTGCCACCTGGGCAATCAGCTCTTCAAATGAAAGAGTGTTCAGGTAATGAAAGGTGATTTTGGTGGATAGCTGCTGCTCGATTTGTTGAATTTCAGAGATAAAGATGTTACCGGTAGTTGTGGTATCCACGATTATATAGCAATTTTTTGCTTTGCTCTGCAGCCGTATTGCTTCCTGCAGGGTTGCCAGGTGAGATGCATTTTCTTTAATGGCATAGGTTATCCCTTGAGGCCATCTCCTGTCACGATAGCCATTGATGCCAGTAGCCAGTATTGGTATATCACCAAACAAATCATGACCGTATTTCGACAAAAAAAGCATAGCGTCGTTGTCTGTAGCTAATACGCCGTCAAATTGAACTCCGCCGAATTTTTCTTGTAAAATCTTCAAGTAATATTTGTAGTATTTGTCGGTATCCAGACTCTTGCTGTCCATATAGGCGAAGCGGACAGTATTGCTCATATCCAGCTTCTGGAAGACTGACATAGCCCCTTTTTGCTGAGAATTAGTCCAGCTGAAATCAGCCCCATAAGAGTTGAGAATAAGAAAGTTTTTACCCATGATCTGCATGTTGTCCGATCGTGCCCAGAGGGAAAACGGAACCGTCAGCAAAATGAGCAGTAGTATTGTTGTCTTAAAGAAGAATAGAGTTCGAGATCTGTCTGACATCAGCAGTCCCCGTGTCTGATTGTATATCTATTCCGGCAAGGCCAGGTTGAATAAGGTGTGATTGTAACGCTAGTAGTCAAAAATGCTGTAAGGATAACAGTAAGCAGCATAGCATATTTTGGCATCTTGAGAAGTAAAGAGCTATGCCGTCTTATAAAACCGGAAGTGGATTTGTCAGATAGTTGAACAATTAAGTATCGGAAATATCGATTTGACAAATACAATAAACAGATATAAAAAACATGAAAAAGTATTGACTGAGGCCAGCCGGTTTATTCTGTATTGTATAAAAACCTGGGTGTATCGAGGTTTGCACATTCTGGAGAAAAGTGTCTTGATACGATATCTGTTGTGTTCCCGAACATTTGACAAGCAACTGAAGGCGATGCGGCGCTCAGGGCGAAAGGGTGAGTGGGCGGCCATGCAATGCGAAGTGCTGCTCGACAATATACGAGGAAGAGGGATTCTCGCCGACGAGGTGTACTGCAAGAGAACCAAGAACGGCGAATACCGAATCAGTAATTGCGTAAAATATGATCTCGGCAATGGATATCGGCTGGTGACTGTACGCAACGGATCATATCTCTTCATACCCTTCGCAGGTACACACGATGAGACTGATCAGTGGTTGGATCGTCGAAAACATTATGAATTCAGGTCGGGTAATCCCGCATACAGAAAAGAAACTATTTCTGCAAAAGGATACCATGGTAACAGTTGTCGACCGAAAAATGAGGATAAAAATGAAGAACTTGATGATCCATATGAAGAACAGATAATGACGAGGGTCGATGAAGATATGCTCCGTCAGATCTTCATGGGCTTGTACGGCGCTAATAAGCAATAATTGGATATTCCGCAAAGATCGAAAAGGCCCCACTTGCAGCAATGGGAGTGGGGCCTTTTTTGTGTTATGAGCGTATTCCGCCCTGGTGGGACTACTCAGCGAGAATCAGGGTCTCGGTTGAGTGATAATGGAAATCTGCCAGTAGCAGTTTCTTGCGAAGCTGGGAGGGACGTCTGACAGCGAGCCCCACTACTTCAGCGCACTCATAAGCGGCCATGGCAATGGCTGCATACGGCAGGGTGCCGAGAGTGGCCTCACCACCTTTTTTCGGAGCAGTATTGGGGTCACCGTACACTAGTTTCAAGCCGGGGTCTTCCGGGAAGATCACCGTAGCCTGGCCGCTGGCACCACCTATGGCGGCAGAAACCATGGGGATGTGCTTTTTGCGGCAGATGTCTTCAAGCACGAACCTGGCGCTTATAGTGTCGAGACAGTCGACAGCTATTTCACCATCACCGATAATCTCCTCACCGTTTTCTGCGGTGAGAAACTGTGTGATGCATCTGGTTTCAACTGCAGGGTTAATACTTTTGACTCGCTTTTCACCCACCTCGGCTTTCATCTGGCCCAGCACATCCGTACTGCTCAGTAACTGTCGGTTGAGGTTACTGTCTTCAAAATAATCACCATCGACAAGGGTAAGCCTCCCGATACCGATTCGTGCAAGGATTTCAGTGACAGTTCCCCCCAGTCCACCTTGACCGATCACCACAGCATGGGAGTTGAGCAACCGAATCTGGTCATCACAGGAGAGAATTTTTTGATTACGAGCATACCGTTCAGGAACAATTTCCATTGCCAGTGCTGCCAGCTGTATTTCCCTATGAGAATGACCGGTTTGCATGGCCAGATCACGTTCCTGGGCAAACAGAAGCGCCTGGTATGGAGTTTGATCCGGGCGGAGCCGATTTTCCGCGGCAGCTTCAATTTTACAGCGCAGCTCATCTGAAACGATAGTTTTGGTATTCACCTGCATTTCTGAATGTATCCGGTAGTGGAGATTGAATCCCTTGAAATATATCAGTTTCTTCTAGTGTAGAGTTACCTGGAGGCTCTTGAGAACATTTAGCCACGCTCTCAAGAGCCCTGCAGGTAATGCGCATAAAGCGCAGTACCTGCCTAGAGTCTTCTTCGGTCTTTCAGGGATAAAAACTGCCATGATTTATTGTAACAAACTTCGAAGCTGACACTGCCTGAATTGATAATAACGCCTGATTAGATGGCGGAAACCGTTTTGCGAATATCTTCGTCTTTCAGTATCTGTTGGGCTATGTCACTCAACTGGTCATTGAGAATCTTTTCGAGTTGGGCAATTTTGGGTTTAGTGACAGTCTCCTTAGTTTCTTCCCTGTTGTATTTTTTAGTGAGAGTTCTGGTACCGTTCACAACTTTAAGGGTGATCACGCTTTTTGCATGGATGTCATGGAGAATTTGTGGTTGGTCTACCTTTACCAGCAACTCGTTGATTTCCACGGTCATATGTACACGTGCAGCGGGGTTTATGGCTAGCCCCTGGCCTTCGAAGCCTCTCGAGAGGGATTCCTTGAGAATAATTTGCGGAGGTGTAAGAGTCGGTAGCTCTGAGGTTATTTCGTCTTTGACCGTATAACGAATAACTTTTTTGTCGTTTCGTAGATCTGTGCCCTGGATATTTGCTGCAGCATTCTGGTAAAGGGTGGCAGGCTGAGCACCAATTCTCAGGTCGAGGTTGGCTGTTACCGGTTGCTTGGTAGCGCATCCGGCCAAGAGTAGAGCAAGGGCTATTGCTGCAAGTCTTTTCATCTGTCTCTCCATATCTCGATAGTATTGTGCGGTGTTGCATCCATCGTCATTAACCATGGCCTCGAATATACCATAGATCTCTTTGAATTCGAAAAAGAATTGGCAGATTCCGTCCTTGGAACCCGGAACGGTGTATTTGCTGTAGTGGCTATATATACAGATGATTCGGCAACGAAACACCCAGGAGCTGCCACTGTATGTTCATACCATTGTGGGAAACGTGTAGATATCATATAAATAAAGAGAACGTAGCGGAGTGGTTGTAAATCAGGGTCGTCATACATGCCTGAAGGGTAACTGTATGGAATATAAAGATTACTATAAAATTCTTGGTGTATCGAGGGATGCCAGTCAGGATGAAATCAAGCGGGCTTACCGAAAGCTCGCCCGCAAATATCATCCGGACGTGAATAAAAGTGAAGATGCCGAGGTTCGATTTAAGGAAGTGGGGGAAGCCTATGAGGTGTTGAAGGATAAAGAAAAAAGGGCAGCGTATGATCAATTTGGCAGTAAATGGAAAGCTGGTCAGGATTTCAAACCACCTCCAGGGTGGGATTTTCGGGAATTTACCGGCGGTCATCGCTATACCAGTTCTTCAACGAATGGTTTCAGTGATTTCTTCGAGGCGCTTTTCGGAAGGGGCCATAGAACAGGGGAGAGTGACTTTTCATTTTTTCAAACGGGTGGCCTTAACCGGGGACGCGATATTCATGCGAAGCTGGCTATCAGGCTCGAGGAGAGTTTTAGTGGTAGCAGAAAAACAATTTCCCTGAACAGATCGTCACCACATGGATTTGGGTACGGGGGTGAGACTACCTCGCTACAGGTATCCATCCCGAAGGGTATAATTGAAGGGCAGCAAATACGGCTCGAAGGGCAGGGGGAGTTGTTGATGGAGCACGGTCCTCGGGGGGATCTCTTTCTAGAGGTTGTTTTTGAAAAACACCCATTTTTTACGGTGGTAAAACGTGATGTTTCGATGGTGTTACCAGTGACACCCTGGGAGGCCGCTCTTGGTGCGAAGTTGAAGGTCCCCACCCTTGGTGGGCCAGTGGATTTAAATCTGCCGGCTGGTTCACAATCCGGCAGAAAATTACGATTAAAAGGAAAAGGGCTCTGCAGTCGAAGTCAGAGCGGAGACCAATACCTCATTATTGAGATTCATACGCCCAGGGTTGAGAATAATCGGCAAAAAGAATTGTATGAGGAGATGGCACGAATAATGCCCTTTAATCCACGTATTACATTTAAGGTGTGATATGGCTGGCGAAGAAAAATCAGACAGGAAAGTTTTGAAGAACAGGCAGGACGTAGGCAAAAAAGAGCCTACTTTGCTCGATGAAAGCGTAACATATACCTTTACCGAGCTTTGCAATGTCTGCAAAGTAGGCGATGAATTTGTCTTTGAAATGATTAACGAGGGAATTATTGCCCCCATCCGTGCGGCTGGAGCCTCGCCCAGGAGCTGGATGTTTTCGGCAACAAACATCAAAAAAGTGCAGATGACCGTGCGATTGCAGGAAGATCTGCGAGTGAATTTGCCAGGGGCGGCATTGGCCATAGAGTTGCTGGAAGAATTAGAGCAGTTGCGGAACCGGGTTGGGGAAGAATAGCCGTATATTCCGATCTTATTGGTTCGAATGAGCGCAAATTGGAAACATCGTAGGTGGATATGGAGTAAGGGAAAGTGATTTCAACAGCATTGAGCATGGCCTCTGAGGTTGACCATGCTCAATGCGGGTTTGGAAAAGCATCTTAAAAGGAATTACGAGGCCAGAATGAGTGTACCCGTAATAAGAAGATGCCTGAAAATATATATGAATTATCATTATCGGCAACCTAATCTGCGATAATTGCCAAACAATAACAATAAATAACACAGGATGGGTGGATGCGTACTATCTATACTGCCTGACGTGAACCCCGAATTATCCGTTTCTCAGTGATGACAAGATCCAGCAGCTCATCATGATCCTGTAGCGGAGCCCGCTCGATAATCTGTGTTTCAAAAGCCAGTCCGACGCGTAGGGCATTGGGGTTGGCTGAGACGAATCTGTCGTAAAATCCCCCGCCATACCCAAAGCGCCCGCAACGTTCATCAAAAACAGATCCCGGCAGCACGATCATATCGATATCCATGGGGTTAACATAGTTGCTTGTAAGGATTTCTTTTTTGGGCTCAGGTATATCGCAATAGCCTGGAGTCAATTCCTCAGTGGGATTCGTAATTGATATGGCATCGAGCCTGCGTTCCTCTACATATGTTATTGGCACCGAGACTTTTTTTCCCAAACGTATAAGTGCATGCAGGAGTGGTAAGGTTTCTACTTCGCTTCGAAAACTTACGTAAAGAAAGATATTATTCCTTTCAGAAAGCTCCGGGAGTGAGAGGAACGATTGCTCTATGGCAGAACTTTTTGAGACAATCTCAGCCCTGGTGAGTGAGTCACGTTTGCCAAGAATATCTTTTCGCAACTGTTTTGAGTCATTCATGTTATTTCCTGTTTTGAAGTCATTAACCAGTGCAACTGCGTGGGAGTAGAACCTTATAGCCTTTGAATAATGTAAAGATAGGTTGGAACCCGACTGAGTACTTTCAGACGATTGAAACCAAATGTTTTAGATCGTGAAGGTTGACCAAATTTCAGCGGTGACAGGTAGACACACCCCTTCGGTTTAACCCGAGGCAGGGATTCGCGGACCAGTTCGAGAAAGGCAGGG of the Desulfosediminicola ganghwensis genome contains:
- a CDS encoding HD domain-containing phosphohydrolase, which translates into the protein MSDRSRTLFFFKTTILLLILLTVPFSLWARSDNMQIMGKNFLILNSYGADFSWTNSQQKGAMSVFQKLDMSNTVRFAYMDSKSLDTDKYYKYYLKILQEKFGGVQFDGVLATDNDAMLFLSKYGHDLFGDIPILATGINGYRDRRWPQGITYAIKENASHLATLQEAIRLQSKAKNCYIIVDTTTTGNIFISEIQQIEQQLSTKITFHYLNTLSFEELIAQVALGSPDDIYYLLPFFKDAAGNSFSEGRVARSLAQVSPAPIFVSWNFQLNRGTLGGAVLSGYNFGVAGATALLDLINGKPLTDLSEKSNVAEFIIDYEVAGRYGIKLSTFPKGVKFINKPPSFIDKHIEVLLPGAIIILILTTILALIAKMLNKEHIINKTSQQVLRLKEEIIDTQRELVTTLGEVIESRSNETSNHVKRVAQISRLLGEKIGLPKEDLDLLEMASPLHDVGKIAIPDAILNSPDKLSDTDFATMKQHTSIGKSILQFSNRKLLAAARYIAHQHHERWNGTGYPQGKSGEEIHIFARITTLADVYDALSNKRSYKEAWPEKRVLEYLQKESGEYFDPELVRVFIENIDEVREIRLKFMGDTYDEIQEAG
- a CDS encoding 5-formyltetrahydrofolate cyclo-ligase, with translation MNDSKQLRKDILGKRDSLTRAEIVSKSSAIEQSFLSLPELSERNNIFLYVSFRSEVETLPLLHALIRLGKKVSVPITYVEERRLDAISITNPTEELTPGYCDIPEPKKEILTSNYVNPMDIDMIVLPGSVFDERCGRFGYGGGFYDRFVSANPNALRVGLAFETQIIERAPLQDHDELLDLVITEKRIIRGSRQAV
- a CDS encoding aminotransferase class I/II-fold pyridoxal phosphate-dependent enzyme; its protein translation is MDPQFSVRFAERMNQLPPYLFGLINKMKMEKRWRGDDVIDLGMGNPLDPAPTPVTEKLCEVAIDPKSHRYPVAGGMKNLKREIALYYKRNYDVNLNGENDVICTIGSKEGISHLSLALLGPGDTVLVPAPAFPIHVYAAVIAGANVLRIPLSSEDTFLAQIDEMARSLYPGPKLLMLNFPHNPTGKLVTKEFFAEVVKLAKKYNFMVINDFAYAKVTYDGCVAPSFLEVPGGIDVGVEFSSFSKSYNMAGWRLGYCVGNQNIIEGLAKIKGYYDYGIFSAIQVAGIVAMRDCDDSITEQVEVYQKRRDVLCDGLVRMGWEVDVPKSGMFVWVKIPAPYDRMGSVRFSVEIMDRANVAVSPGAGFGEEGDGYIRLALVENEHRTTQALKQIRRALKDIDQEVEAGTFDLDQREV
- a CDS encoding HesA/MoeB/ThiF family protein, whose amino-acid sequence is MNTKTIVSDELRCKIEAAAENRLRPDQTPYQALLFAQERDLAMQTGHSHREIQLAALAMEIVPERYARNQKILSCDDQIRLLNSHAVVIGQGGLGGTVTEILARIGIGRLTLVDGDYFEDSNLNRQLLSSTDVLGQMKAEVGEKRVKSINPAVETRCITQFLTAENGEEIIGDGEIAVDCLDTISARFVLEDICRKKHIPMVSAAIGGASGQATVIFPEDPGLKLVYGDPNTAPKKGGEATLGTLPYAAIAMAAYECAEVVGLAVRRPSQLRKKLLLADFHYHSTETLILAE
- a CDS encoding DnaJ C-terminal domain-containing protein, giving the protein MEYKDYYKILGVSRDASQDEIKRAYRKLARKYHPDVNKSEDAEVRFKEVGEAYEVLKDKEKRAAYDQFGSKWKAGQDFKPPPGWDFREFTGGHRYTSSSTNGFSDFFEALFGRGHRTGESDFSFFQTGGLNRGRDIHAKLAIRLEESFSGSRKTISLNRSSPHGFGYGGETTSLQVSIPKGIIEGQQIRLEGQGELLMEHGPRGDLFLEVVFEKHPFFTVVKRDVSMVLPVTPWEAALGAKLKVPTLGGPVDLNLPAGSQSGRKLRLKGKGLCSRSQSGDQYLIIEIHTPRVENNRQKELYEEMARIMPFNPRITFKV
- a CDS encoding chaperone modulator CbpM, with amino-acid sequence MAGEEKSDRKVLKNRQDVGKKEPTLLDESVTYTFTELCNVCKVGDEFVFEMINEGIIAPIRAAGASPRSWMFSATNIKKVQMTVRLQEDLRVNLPGAALAIELLEELEQLRNRVGEE
- a CDS encoding YajG family lipoprotein, whose amino-acid sequence is MKRLAAIALALLLAGCATKQPVTANLDLRIGAQPATLYQNAAANIQGTDLRNDKKVIRYTVKDEITSELPTLTPPQIILKESLSRGFEGQGLAINPAARVHMTVEINELLVKVDQPQILHDIHAKSVITLKVVNGTRTLTKKYNREETKETVTKPKIAQLEKILNDQLSDIAQQILKDEDIRKTVSAI